A section of the Clostridium felsineum DSM 794 genome encodes:
- a CDS encoding ABC transporter substrate-binding protein, translated as MVHKKVKRIISAALITMMAAVVFTGCAGSKNAEDSGGTLNVFNWTEYLPKSVIKEFENKYHIKVNYTTYSSNEEMLAKVQASSGQYDVAVASDYMVDIMKKQKLLEEVDKSNISNLKNIGADYKNQFFDPGNKYSIPYLCGNVVVVVNTKKFPEGITSYGDLWDSKFKGSMVVLDDERAIIGMALKKLGYSLNETDTNKLNQAKEELKKLKPNIKLFDSDSPKTSLINGEASVGFCWTAEAYLAEKDNKDLKTFFPKEGLYANEDNLVIPKDAKNKKNAELFMNFILDPKVSVEISKAYPYTNPNDAARKMLGSEYTDNKTIYPDKDVVDKSEHVKDLGDTTKLYDSIWTEFKQ; from the coding sequence ATGGTCCATAAAAAAGTAAAAAGAATAATTAGTGCAGCATTAATTACAATGATGGCAGCAGTAGTTTTTACAGGCTGTGCAGGGTCTAAAAATGCAGAAGATAGCGGTGGCACACTTAATGTATTTAACTGGACGGAATACCTTCCTAAATCAGTTATAAAGGAATTTGAAAATAAGTATCACATAAAGGTTAATTATACAACCTACTCATCAAACGAGGAAATGCTAGCAAAGGTTCAAGCAAGCTCTGGGCAATATGATGTAGCAGTGGCAAGTGATTACATGGTGGATATAATGAAAAAACAAAAATTATTAGAAGAGGTAGATAAAAGTAATATAAGTAATTTGAAGAATATAGGAGCGGATTACAAAAATCAATTCTTTGATCCGGGTAACAAATACAGTATTCCATATTTGTGTGGTAATGTGGTGGTAGTTGTAAATACAAAGAAATTTCCAGAAGGAATAACCAGCTACGGCGACTTGTGGGACAGCAAATTTAAAGGATCTATGGTGGTGCTCGATGATGAAAGAGCCATAATTGGAATGGCATTAAAAAAGCTAGGATACTCGCTTAATGAAACAGACACAAATAAGCTCAATCAGGCAAAGGAAGAACTAAAAAAATTAAAGCCTAATATAAAGTTATTTGACAGCGATAGTCCTAAGACTTCATTAATAAATGGAGAAGCATCTGTAGGCTTTTGTTGGACAGCAGAAGCGTATTTAGCCGAGAAGGATAACAAGGATTTAAAAACCTTTTTCCCTAAAGAAGGTTTATATGCAAATGAAGATAATCTAGTAATACCTAAGGATGCTAAAAATAAGAAAAATGCAGAATTATTCATGAATTTTATATTAGATCCTAAGGTGAGTGTAGAAATATCAAAGGCTTATCCTTATACTAATCCAAATGATGCAGCACGAAAAATGCTGGGATCAGAGTATACAGACAACAAAACCATTTATCCAGATAAGGATGTAGTAGATAAAAGTGAGCATGTAAAAGATCTTGGAGATACTACAAAATTATACGATTCAATATGGACTGAATTTAAGCAGTAA
- a CDS encoding aldehyde dehydrogenase family protein, whose protein sequence is MWDVLKMYIDGQWQLSRNNKTREILNPADGKVIALAAEGDNEDVKKAVMAAKKAFYEGGWMDTPAVERARLLFKVADIIETKSEELSLIETMDNGKSLRETEVDVIDAAACIRYYAGIATKPHGITYDVPDDVQAMVVREPIGVCGLIVPWNYPLLMAIWKIAPALAAGNTIVFKPSELTPMSAVKLFEIFEEANFPKGVVNLVLGAGETVGNEIASNMDVDKVAFTGGTDTGRSIMKAASSNIKNISLELGGKSPNIVFDDADFETAVDYAMFAIFCNQGQICSAGSRLILQEGIYDKFIDRLVKRTKKIKVGKGTEKDTEMGPLVSKAHMEKVLSYIEEGKKEGAKLVCGGNRILEGELKNGYFVEPTIFIDTKPYMKIVKEEIFGPVLVVQKFKDEKEAVQIANDTPYGLAGGVFTNDIAKAHRVIKKLRAGITWINTYNPTYNEAPWGGYKQSGIGRELGTFGYEEYTEVKQININLDVKPIEWFKV, encoded by the coding sequence ATGTGGGATGTTTTAAAAATGTATATTGATGGGCAGTGGCAACTATCAAGAAATAATAAAACTAGGGAAATATTAAATCCAGCAGATGGTAAAGTTATTGCTTTAGCAGCAGAAGGGGATAACGAAGATGTTAAAAAAGCAGTAATGGCGGCTAAAAAAGCTTTTTATGAGGGCGGTTGGATGGATACTCCAGCTGTGGAGAGAGCAAGATTATTATTTAAGGTAGCAGATATTATAGAGACAAAATCGGAGGAACTTAGTCTTATAGAAACAATGGACAATGGTAAGAGTTTGAGAGAAACAGAGGTGGATGTAATTGATGCAGCAGCGTGTATAAGATATTATGCAGGAATTGCAACTAAACCTCATGGAATTACCTATGATGTACCAGATGATGTTCAAGCGATGGTAGTTAGAGAACCCATAGGAGTTTGTGGACTGATAGTGCCTTGGAATTATCCACTTCTAATGGCAATATGGAAGATAGCACCAGCACTGGCAGCAGGAAATACCATAGTTTTTAAGCCTTCCGAATTAACTCCAATGTCCGCAGTTAAGCTTTTTGAAATATTTGAAGAAGCTAATTTCCCTAAAGGCGTAGTAAATTTAGTTTTGGGAGCAGGGGAAACTGTAGGTAATGAGATAGCTAGTAATATGGATGTAGATAAAGTTGCTTTTACAGGAGGTACAGATACAGGAAGAAGCATAATGAAGGCAGCAAGTTCAAATATCAAAAACATTTCTCTTGAGCTTGGAGGAAAATCTCCTAATATAGTTTTTGATGATGCAGACTTTGAAACAGCAGTGGATTATGCTATGTTTGCTATATTTTGTAACCAAGGTCAGATATGTTCAGCAGGATCAAGACTGATTTTACAAGAAGGTATTTATGATAAATTCATAGACAGGTTAGTTAAGAGAACGAAAAAAATTAAAGTTGGAAAAGGTACAGAAAAAGACACAGAAATGGGACCATTAGTATCAAAGGCACACATGGAAAAAGTTCTGAGTTATATAGAAGAAGGAAAAAAAGAAGGAGCAAAGCTTGTATGTGGAGGTAATAGAATACTTGAAGGAGAACTCAAGAATGGATATTTTGTAGAGCCTACTATATTTATAGATACAAAACCTTACATGAAGATAGTTAAAGAAGAAATTTTTGGACCGGTATTAGTAGTTCAAAAGTTTAAGGATGAAAAAGAAGCTGTACAAATTGCCAACGATACTCCTTATGGTTTAGCAGGTGGAGTTTTTACAAATGATATTGCAAAGGCTCATAGGGTTATAAAAAAATTAAGAGCAGGAATAACCTGGATAAACACATATAATCCAACCTACAACGAAGCACCTTGGGGCGGATATAAGCAAAGTGGTATAGGAAGAGAACTTGGTACATTTGGCTATGAAGAGTATACGGAGGTTAAGCAAATAAATATAAATCTTGATGTAAAGCCCATAGAGTGGTTTAAAGTATAG
- the gabT gene encoding 4-aminobutyrate--2-oxoglutarate transaminase, producing MEETNAKIVTTVPGPKSNELFKKREKYVAKGVGCSYPVFVDEAKGALVKDIDGNVFVDFAGGIGVQNIGHRDAGVVEAVKEQLDKYIHACFHVNMYEPYVDLAEKLTEVTPGSFAKKAMFANSGAEAVENAIKIARAYTKKSGIISMQGSFHGRTNMTMSITSKYKPYKNGFGPFVCETYKADYAYCYRCPLGCKYPECNIACAEKLRTMLKTVVSPDMIACLIAEPVQGEGGFVVPPKEYFKALQEICNENNIIFIVDEVQAGFARTGKLFAHEYFDVDADLITMSKSIANGLPVSAVVGKAEIMDAACVGGIGGTYGGNPLSCVAALKVIDKIQESNLNEKALELGKAIMTRLNEMKEKYNVIGDVRGLGAMIGLEFVKDKDSKEPNREIVSKILDYCFKHGVLFLNAGLLGNVLRFLPPVVMTEEQLNYGLDILEEAIKANI from the coding sequence ATGGAAGAGACAAACGCTAAGATTGTGACTACGGTGCCAGGACCTAAATCAAATGAACTTTTTAAGAAAAGGGAAAAATATGTTGCAAAGGGAGTAGGATGTTCGTATCCAGTATTTGTTGATGAAGCCAAGGGCGCATTAGTTAAAGATATTGATGGCAATGTATTTGTAGATTTTGCAGGTGGAATTGGTGTTCAGAATATTGGACATAGAGATGCTGGAGTAGTAGAGGCTGTTAAAGAGCAGCTTGATAAATATATTCATGCTTGTTTTCATGTAAATATGTATGAACCTTATGTGGATTTGGCAGAAAAACTTACAGAGGTAACTCCTGGTAGTTTTGCGAAAAAAGCCATGTTTGCAAACAGTGGAGCTGAAGCTGTAGAAAATGCCATAAAAATAGCAAGAGCGTATACTAAAAAATCAGGAATAATTTCTATGCAGGGATCCTTTCATGGTAGAACAAATATGACAATGTCTATAACAAGCAAATACAAACCATATAAAAATGGATTTGGTCCTTTTGTATGTGAAACCTATAAGGCAGATTACGCATACTGCTATAGATGTCCACTTGGATGTAAGTATCCAGAGTGTAATATTGCTTGTGCAGAAAAACTTAGGACAATGCTTAAAACAGTAGTTTCTCCAGATATGATTGCATGTTTAATAGCAGAACCAGTTCAAGGTGAAGGCGGATTTGTAGTTCCTCCTAAAGAATATTTTAAGGCACTACAAGAAATATGTAATGAAAATAATATAATATTTATTGTAGATGAAGTTCAAGCTGGTTTTGCAAGAACAGGTAAGCTGTTTGCACACGAATATTTCGATGTCGATGCAGATCTTATAACAATGTCAAAATCTATAGCTAATGGACTTCCTGTATCTGCTGTAGTTGGAAAAGCAGAAATAATGGATGCAGCATGTGTTGGAGGCATTGGTGGAACTTATGGGGGAAATCCTCTTTCCTGTGTAGCAGCGCTTAAGGTTATAGATAAAATTCAAGAATCAAATTTAAATGAAAAAGCATTAGAACTTGGCAAAGCTATAATGACTAGGCTTAATGAAATGAAAGAAAAGTATAATGTAATTGGAGATGTAAGAGGTCTTGGTGCTATGATAGGACTTGAATTTGTTAAGGACAAGGATTCGAAGGAGCCTAATCGTGAAATTGTTTCAAAAATATTAGATTACTGCTTCAAACATGGAGTACTTTTCTTAAATGCAGGACTCCTAGGAAATGTTCTTCGTTTCCTTCCACCAGTTGTAATGACTGAAGAGCAGTTAAACTATGGTTTGGATATTTTAGAAGAAGCTATAAAGGCAAATATTTAA
- a CDS encoding PucR family transcriptional regulator: MLTTCKSILKLPYLEKIKVVAGEEGLNRIIRWVQVVEYPEYSKWLKGGELILISGIGIKNNINALVDFIKDINSRNLSGIVISVGPYIKGIPKEVVEIGNQLNFPVFQIPFEVKFIDVSQSICKAIFANKVDQESMDNFMKDIIFRDFTFSEDILNRAMVYGYDPKKNYTSFVIGLNNTNNTFKDNLPTKHYVEQIVIDVLNKWKKKSIYIMQYNSIILMIPENKKITMNNIAKNIIESINLKTENINVNIGIGGGFSDLKDFKTSVNEAHRCLKVLKLNREINAFKSYDELGIYKLFFKMEDKEEMKKFYLDTLGELMDYDLKNSTDLMGTLDMYIRESGNINKTAEELFIHRNTLKYRIKRIEEISKCNLRDINVLFNFDTAIKIKKFLKMESISL, from the coding sequence ATGCTTACTACTTGTAAAAGTATTTTAAAATTGCCTTACCTTGAAAAGATAAAAGTTGTGGCAGGAGAGGAAGGTTTAAACAGAATTATAAGATGGGTTCAAGTCGTTGAATATCCAGAATATTCGAAATGGCTTAAAGGGGGAGAACTCATACTTATAAGCGGTATAGGTATAAAAAATAATATAAATGCGCTTGTGGATTTTATTAAAGATATAAATTCAAGAAATCTTTCAGGAATTGTAATAAGTGTAGGACCATATATAAAGGGAATACCCAAGGAGGTTGTAGAGATTGGAAATCAACTCAATTTTCCTGTATTTCAGATTCCTTTTGAAGTTAAATTCATAGATGTAAGCCAAAGTATATGTAAAGCTATTTTTGCAAATAAGGTAGACCAAGAGTCTATGGATAACTTTATGAAAGACATAATTTTTAGAGATTTTACTTTTTCAGAAGATATACTTAATAGAGCCATGGTATATGGGTATGATCCTAAAAAGAACTATACATCTTTCGTTATTGGACTTAATAATACAAATAATACGTTTAAGGATAATTTACCAACAAAACATTATGTAGAACAGATTGTAATAGATGTTTTGAATAAGTGGAAGAAAAAGAGTATATATATAATGCAGTATAATTCCATTATTCTTATGATACCTGAAAATAAAAAGATTACTATGAATAATATAGCAAAGAATATTATAGAAAGTATCAATTTAAAAACTGAAAACATAAACGTAAATATAGGAATTGGGGGAGGTTTTAGTGATCTTAAGGACTTTAAGACAAGTGTTAATGAGGCTCATAGGTGTCTTAAAGTTCTAAAGCTTAATAGAGAAATCAATGCCTTTAAAAGTTATGATGAGCTTGGAATATATAAATTGTTCTTTAAGATGGAGGACAAAGAAGAGATGAAGAAGTTCTATTTGGATACTCTTGGAGAGTTAATGGATTATGATCTTAAAAATAGTACTGATCTTATGGGAACTTTAGATATGTATATAAGAGAAAGTGGAAATATAAATAAGACAGCTGAAGAACTTTTTATTCATAGGAATACTTTAAAATATAGGATAAAGAGAATAGAGGAAATATCAAAGTGCAATCTTAGAGATATAAATGTATTATTTAATTTCGATACTGCTATTAAAATAAAGAAGTTTCTAAAAATGGAAAGTATAAGTTTATAG